The Ctenopharyngodon idella isolate HZGC_01 chromosome 19, HZGC01, whole genome shotgun sequence genomic sequence CATATACTTCATTATCTCTGCTCTTCACAGCTGTCATTACATCCTCAAGGTCCTCAGGTTGGATGCAAACTATAACGCTTTCTCTGAAAAcctgaatatcattttttatttttaaatggccAGCTAATTTAGAGGCAAAACATTTGAGAGCCAGGGTTATGAGAACTGAGGTCAAAGGACAGCCCTGATCCAGCAGTTTGTCTCTCTCATCTGAAACATCTACAGATTCATTATCTACATCTGCTGCATCTCTGAGAAGGTTTTTCACAATGAGGAAATCCTGATACAGATTTGGGTTTGTGCGTTTTTGCTCTTCTATCTCATCCTTAATACAAGACAAATGTATCTGAGTGCAGAGTGTTTTAGAAGTGATCATGACAGAAGCTGAAACTTTTGGTATTCGCTGCTTAGACTCCAAGAAATCATCTAGACGTCTTGCCAGAATAGTTGCGATGATGAGGTAGTCAGCGTTGAAAAAGTGTTGATTTTCGTCATGTGGACTTTTCACAGTTTCATTAAAGTGTGTCTCAGAGCAGTTGAAAGCACCTCTGTGGATTCTGTCATAGAGCATCTTTATGTATGGAATTAGATCCTGAATGTTGTCTTTATAGAAGGAAACTGGGATGCCGTCTGGTCTCGGTGTGTCTGACACTTGAAGAGAATGTACAGCTGACACAATGTCAACTTCACTGACCGCATGTGAGCTTTCTTCACCCAGTGATGAACCCATCTCATCCGTCAAaagatctttttttaaattccacCATTCGTGTATCTGGGGAACTTTCTGAAAAAGCATTGTGGGAACATTGTTGATCTCCAAGGACAGAGAACGATGGTCACGCATCTCTGAGTCTCTGATTTCACAACTTCTGACACGCCACATACATTCTTCTGGAACAAAGAAGTAATCCAGCCTGGACACAACTTGACTGTGGAATGTATAATCCTGCTTTATGGGGTTCTTTCTTCTCCAGACATCAACTAGCTGAAGAGATTTTATAAACTTCTTCAGACAACAGCGCAGCTTTCTGTGGATTGGCCTGTCTGTCACCTTTTTGGAATTGTCTTTGTCTATAAATGGATTGAGAACTGTGTTGAAATCTCCACCAATCACCAGCAGCCCTGTGGTCATTGACTGAAGGTACCTTGAAAGTTTATCAAGGGTTTTTACATCAGTATGATGGTTATAAACACTAACCATTGTGTACAGCTGACCTTCCAGTTTACATTTCAACACAACATAAGCTCCACAGTTATCTTTTTCATCACTTATACATTCAAAATCTAGTCTTTTCTTCACTAGTATGGCTGTTCCCTTGCTAGAGGAGGTATACTTTGTGTAGAAAACTTCCCACTCCTTTTTTAGGTCTTCTATAATATGTCTGTCTCCTTCTCCAATATGCGTCtcttgtaaaaaaacaacatcagcattttGTAGTTCTTGAAatttgtattcttttttttctttaagtccATTAACATTCCATGTAATGAAATTTATGGACTGAGTAGCCATCGACAGATCTGCTCTCACAGACCAGTGAGATCTTCTGCTTAGTTCCCTGTCAAAACAAAGAGTGATGGAAGGTATAGGAACTTTGTTTTATGACACacccaaaaatacaaatttgagTGTAAATTTCAAGGAAAGCACGACATTTAGAAGCCTAAGTACAACTCCAAACATATTGCTTTACTTGCTTTTGTATTGGTTATTTTTTTGACACCAATGTTGTTTGATAGGTTATAGCTGTTTCTCCCACAACTGCTGTGTGCTTCTAAACCATGTGTTGAAATCCTTaagatcagtggttctcaatctTTTTAGGGCCAGCGCCCCCCAAGTGCAGGTCCATTACGGGCCCCCACCAAATAATGGgcctttattattaataaatataattattattattatcatcctCATTAAAAAGGCAAAGCAGttcattataatcagtgatactgTCTACCCTTGATGCAGATGCCCTGTTCATTTTCTACTCCATGTGCTTGTGCCACCtctgacaacaggacaaatggatttgAAATATTCCCTTTGAAATGTCCTTGGATGCACCCAGTGTAGACACAGAATGTTACGGGCCATATTCTTTTGCAAGTAATTACAAGTTTCAGCTTGTCTCATCAAACATCTTTGGTATAAACTTGCCTTAATACCAAAAATATTGCTTCCAGCGCCCCCCAGTGTTCTCTCAATGTCTCTTTtgagaaatgctgttcttgATCATGACCAGTTTTGACACGAAACGAAACCAAAAGAaaattttggtaaaatgttgcaacaatatgtaatttttttttttttttttttcactacagACATAAAATGGTTAACACAGCTTAATTAACTCTTAAGGTTTAGTTAAGTtttagaatttagctaacttcAGGGATGCAAACAGGTAAGGGTAAAAAAGGTGataacattgtttatttatttttttactaccttatatgtccaaaactgtaatttttcatacacacaaaaaaaataaataaaaaaaaaataaaaattacatattgttgcaacattttaccaaaatcaacatttggtcaaaatctcatgttatagCTGAAGTGCTATGCAGGCTATTAAAGTCAATATTGGCTGATTAGACGGCAATACTGAGCTAAACTGCAAACTGTTTGCACTCTATCTTCACCGTTCTCACATCTCAGaccttaaaatacataaaatatcacCCTTAATAGacatagtttttaaagtaaagagtAAAAGAAACACTGTACAGTACTTATTGAAAaaaacagttctttatttaccctagTAAGTACTCATCCTCACCCGATAAAAACACTTTCTCAATGGATCTATACAAATCCCATAGGTGACCTGTTTTGATCTCAAAAAGGTGAGTCGTCACTGAAAGGTGAGGACTTTGCATCTATATAACTTTAAGCACCAGAATAATTGGAGGAAAGAATTACCTTGTATCTCTCAGGATAAAACACTGCCGTCAGTTCAGTTGTCAGGTTGAACAAAGAGTAAGTCTTCTGACGTTAGATTTGCTTATCGACTCACTCTTGGGCGTGTACTTCTTGGTAAATCGCAGTTTCAATTAAACAGCctgtgttttaaagggatagtttacacaaaaatgaaagttctgtcaacATTGTTTCccaacattcttaaaaatatttttgtataacaTCAATtgtctctttttatttttctctttattaAAGCCTTTTCCTTATTTCCAATCTAAATCTATAGATTTATCTATAGTTGATGACTTTTAATAGGTTTATTTTCCAAATAAGTCTaattaattgtgtttttgtcagcACTAGATTTAGGCTGTTTTTACTCTTTTACAAAAAGAATAGTTTCATGTAACAGGGAACATTAAAGTGAaagcaaatgaaatgaaagctAATAAACAAATTGTTCTTAGATCTGTTGCCTGGAGGCAAACTGAATATTTTCCACACAGAGTTGGATGTCTGTATAGTATGTCTTCATTAGATCTTCATTATTGTAAAGATAAAGTGTTACATCCCCAGTCTAGGGTCAGGGAAAATAACAAAGTTTTATTTACACCCAAACTGCTCAAATTCTctccttttcatttttatgttcaACACCACCATCAccataaaacaaagaaacaaactgGCTTCAGGGTTGGGCCAAGGCCAAAATAACAAATcaacaagaaagaaagaaagaaagaaaaagaaaacactttttacagAAGCACACCAAATTTACTATATTAGCCACAACAACAATCACATCCAAATACACTCTCCTCCTCAGCCTCCCGCACGAAAATGGGCGTCTCTATCACTTTTAAAACATGCAAAGTTCAATCTCAGCCAACCGCCGTGCACCCTACCGGCACGTTCATAAGGCGGGGCAACCAGAGGGAGAGGGGGGAGAAGAAGAGAGGAAGAGACAAACAACAGCAACAGAATACATCTCGTGACGTAACAACAGGCTTCAGATATGTTGTCATTCGAACtgatgtcacatttttaaagtaactgaGATGGTACTGAGGAGGAACATGATCTCTGAAACAATTGAAATGTTCTCTGATTTCTTCGGGACAAAGATTAAGAGATTTTATCATTAAGTCAATATGTCAGTGAATAATGATTCACATTTAAGCATTTGCATTTGTCCTAAGTTGTAGTTGTACATTTTGTTGTGTATATGTGCACTTCCAGGTATACATTTTATGTTGGTGTgcttataaatgtttaaataaaacttgATTGCTTGTTAAACATGTTCAGATTTTGGAGGATCTCGTTTGAGGAACATTATATGAACATCATTAACAGGAGTCATTTTGTTGACTCATAGCATACAAATGTGtcaaaggggtcatgaactgcgttggtttattgttttataatgttttctggggtgcacttataatgttagtatgctttttacatccaaaattgtcatgatttataaataaaaggcatttttatcCCTCTGGTTTGAACGCTCCGTTTTAAGGGGCTACATgttgtgagacttcagtgtaaacgcccactgctgtgattggctaacatctttccatttgaaatagccaagtattactctcttttaacgcgtttttactattacagctctcaaagttaactaatcgtgaaaagtgttgcattacatttagatctatggcattatatttagatagtggcatgaaaggttgcagagatgaacattgtagccgatcacagacatgttgagcgcatgaaagcagtgatctcgtcatttcaactcaatttctgtacactaacaaatgctttcatcttcactaacagtgcaaacgcaaTATAACTAAaagatttgttaaataaaacgggagttttgcgcgccagtcactgataaactcgtgctgtttgattgacagcttcagcgCGCGCTGCTCCAACGATTGCAAAGGGAGctttctttgatcgctttctttatataatgtAATCACTGTTAAACAGATTACAGATCATTCTACAAAGAGAAACAACGCAAGTTGACGTTTAGTCAagggtttgatttactgacacacagacaaagagactgtacatgaatcattacatatcagatcagacattagaattaacacagttacttacatgttgttgcgttactgtcgagtccaggcactgcacaatattttgtaatcCTTAACGGCATGCTTATTGCTTGGTAGCTCGAACTGGTTTAGCACCACATAGGCCTATGTTACTTAGGCTACCTATTCTATTGCATGTCATGCATGAATTGGTGGGCAGGGCTAAACAGGCAGTGATGATGTAGGCgttgatcttcttctgcagaggcggtgTTACGAGATTTTCGGTTTCTGAGATTTTCGGTTTCCGAAGGCGGTGcatacatgaatattaatgagttcccattcagtcggtcacattcgacgtacgtcggacagaccgatgAATAGGAATCTCGGTAGAGAGGCCAGTCTGCTTCGAGCGtaactaaacgagccaatgcacattggcatgcaatcatatgcatcagctgctcgcctcgcagcgcgggtatttCATgagcatcttcagcttttcgcttcggagccgaacatatgtgtgtgtgtttctgcaagcaagtgtcttCTAGACGAGTCCAGCTCTTCATACTGCTCTTTTTCTCAGTGCGGGCGGACAGCATAGCAGCGGGGTCGAGTcctctctttcttttgattattcctttttttttctttattgagAAAAGCTGTTCCCAGCTGTAAAGGCTGTTTTCATGGCTGGTAACTGTGTGCTTTTGAGCGCTGAATAGCTGTTCTCACAGCTGGTAAGAGCATCGTCTTCAAAGGGAGgagagcacacgacaggctgcacacaatccctgtctgtgttgccgcggccgttcccctgcgtgcttcagcacttTTAAAGAGcaagtccctaaaagagcttacacaagtagagCTTGCATCTTTTTATAGAGGACATtctacttgtgtgtttctggatgcggttgTTACCTGGCACAGAGGGATGGTCACGATCGCTGCATCACGTGTCTGGGCTTAAAGCACGCTGAGGCAACTACGTGGATGAGTCATGTACCCATTGTGGGAAGATGACCGCCTCAGAGTTGCGGTCGAGACTCCAGTTCCTGCAAAGGGGCGGAGTCCCAGTGCCGCTGCCTCGTTCCAATCCTCCTCCGAGGGTTGCTTCGGGTAGTGGCGCTGGTGATCTGAGGATTACAGTGAGCGTGCTTCCTTCGGGGAACCGACCCCCTAGAAACCCTCACTCCTCCTGCACTCCGCAGCCAGTAGAGCTGCCGGGGGAGCGCGGTGGGCTATCTCAGAGGTGTGCACCATCCATATCCTTCGGAGCTCCCCCTGATGACCGGATGTCAATAGCTGCATCGGAGGGTGAGCCAGATTTTTCTGGAGATGACGAGTCGGCGCAGTTGCCTCCTTTGGGAACGGTGTCCGTGCCCGATTTCGGATCTGGAGATGatggctatgctttcccgggccgccAACAGAGTCGGGCTCGTGTGGAACCCTCCACCATGTCCCGAGCCCTCACAGTTGGACGATTGGTATCTCGGGGTGGTGCGTGCTGGTTCTCAGCCACCCACCCCGGTtcctttcttcccggaggtgcatgaagaGCTCACCGGTACGTAGACAGCACCTTTTACTGCCCGAAACCGTTCCGGTGGGTCCTCCTCCCTCACCACCCTTGATGGCGGTACGGCTAAGGGTTATACGCGCATACCCCCTGTGGAACGGGCCATTGCTATGCAACTGTGCCCTAACTCCACCTGGCGGGGGGAGCCGTCTCTCCCTTCCCGGGCCTGTAAGCACTCGTCAGATCTTACTGGCAAGGCTTACCAGGCCGGCGGGGAAGCCGCTTCCGCCTTACACGCTATGGCGTTGTTGCAGGTCCATCAGGCCAAGGCACTGAAGGACCTGCACGAGGGTGGTCACGATCCACAAGTTCTCCAGGAACTTTGTGCCACGACAGACCTCGCAGACCCGCAGCAGCAGCCTCCATCCAAGCGGTGCCGTGGAGCCAGTCGCAAGCGGGGTGCCCAGCCCGTCCAGGCCCCCGCCAAGAAGGATGGTAAAGCCAAGAGCAAGAGGCTCTAGGATGGGCGACCCAGAGATGGTTGGGACTGCTCTTCAGGAGATGGCAACCGCACCGCTCattcccccggaggagggctGGGTGGTAAAtcctttgtttcattttgtttctgttccgccaaattttcaaaaaaagagcagtttccttcctctccactctcatccccctcttctaTCGCCAGCGGGCAGCAGCGTATGGTTCGAGAAGGCAACCAAAGCCTCTCCTGCACCCTCTGTccaaccgtggaaccaggtaggtgttgcacagcacacCCTCACCCCGCTTCGGGCCGCCTCGCAGAGAGAGCCTCCCGAACCAcgtccctgtgttccacctcgctgccccactgTGGGTACGCCTACAGTCCCTTTGATCCCGCTTGTACAGTCTCTGCGAGCCTGGTTAGCGCCCCCCAGTCAggctcgctggctcattcggaccatcaGGCTCAGCTATGccattcagttcgcccggcgtcccccccaagttcaggggcaTCCACTTCACTGCAGTGAAGTCTTGCAtgcggagatcgcggtcctactggcgaaggacacgatagagccggtccctccaaacgatatgaggtcaggattctacagtccctacttcattgtacccaagaaaagcagtgggttacgaccgatcttggacctgcgagttttgaatcggagcctccACAAGCctccttcgggctggccctgtctccctgTGTCTTCACGAAagtcgtggagggagcccttgtttccatgagagaacagggtgttcacgtcctcaactatctcgacgactggcttaTTCTAGCTCAGTCTCAGGAttagttgtgcgaacacagggacctggtgctcagtcacctcagccagttgggcctTCAGGTCACTCCGGAATGCCGCCAagccttcagcccgtggtcggacccccTTGTTTTTTCGGGCAGGAGtgcccctagagcaggtgtcccggcatgctgtggtgttcacagatgcctctgccaccggctggggtgccacgtacaatgGGCATGCAGTATCAGGGGTGTGGACGGGCCCCCAACTGcgttggcacatcaactgcctcgagttgctagcagtatgCCTGAAAGGGCCGTTACAGGGCAAGCATGTGctggtccgcacggac encodes the following:
- the LOC127500713 gene encoding uncharacterized protein LOC127500713 isoform X1, with the protein product MATQSINFITWNVNGLKEKKEYKFQELQNADVVFLQETHIGEGDRHIIEDLKKEWEVFYTKYTSSSKGTAILVKKRLDFECISDEKDNCGAYVVLKCKLEGQLYTMVSVYNHHTDVKTLDKLSRYLQSMTTGLLVIGGDFNTVLNPFIDKDNSKKVTDRPIHRKLRCCLKKFIKSLQLVDVWRRKNPIKQDYTFHSQVVSRLDYFFVPEECMWRVRSCEIRDSEMRDHRSLSLEINNVPTMLFQKVPQIHEWWNLKKDLLTDEMGSSLGEESSHAVSEVDIVSAVHSLQVSDTPRPDGIPVSFYKDNIQDLIPYIKMLYDRIHRGAFNCSETHFNETVKSPHDENQHFFNADYLIIATILARRLDDFLESKQRIPKVSASVMITSKTLCTQIHLSCIKDEIEEQKRTNPNLYQDFLIVKNLLRDAADVDNESVDVSDERDKLLDQGCPLTSVLITLALKCFASKLAGHLKIKNDIQVFRESVIVCIQPEDLEDVMTAVKSRDNEVYDTVELFRGNVNDEQLKCLENESENEAETETNVNNTEEEAQEKYLKMGRGNRVCEESDLLSIISEEEDISMESNGRQIMYAVVTLQDSDEVMVAPSSWLSADKKQCFWPPFKSTEKFMEAVQKKCKPETGGKPWEKLNISFHREHGTFEKAIEGQKGIKEQKERSYLLSTGFIGTLKRQKLETLQPLLPVPPASTSRMSADDKEELLCVLRDIKSTVQENSSMLKKLLKDNTVSEAPSSTSLPTKNFKTNLNLPLRTFEDVDRIERELKNAKARNKYVKYLSSLGGFGAKDVIKNIMQQVLADDLAKEFNWQGRGEKRPLSQLILTDVIREAAVKRDVMRVDCETEIKKYLSYLADRLTRKRQREQAGPEPEIFNVASPSLTDNQPKMGVQWNLLDDF
- the LOC127500713 gene encoding uncharacterized protein LOC127500713 isoform X2 gives rise to the protein MATQSINFITWNVNGLKEKKEYKFQELQNADVVFLQETHIGEGDRHIIEDLKKEWEVFYTKYTSSSKGTAILVKKRLDFECISDEKDNCGAYVVLKCKLEGQLYTMVSVYNHHTDVKTLDKLSRYLQSMTTGLLVIGGDFNTVLNPFIDKDNSKKVTDRPIHRKLRCCLKKFIKSLQLVDVWRRKNPIKQDYTFHSQVVSRLDYFFVPEECMWRVRSCEIRDSEMRDHRSLSLEINNVPTMLFQKVPQIHEWWNLKKDLLTDEMGSSLGEESSHAVSEVDIVSAVHSLQVSDTPRPDGIPVSFYKDNIQDLIPYIKMLYDRIHRGAFNCSETHFNETVKSPHDENQHFFNADYLIIATILARRLDDFLESKQRIPKVSASVMITSKTLCTQIHLSCIKDEIEEQKRTNPNLYQDFLIVKNLLRDAADVDNESVDVSDERDKLLDQGCPLTSVLITLALKCFASKLAGHLKIKNDIQVFRESVIVCIQPEDLEDVMTAVKSRDNEVYDTVELFRGNVNDEQLKCLENESENEAETETNVNNTEEEAQEKYLKMGRGNRVCEESDLLSIISEEEDISMESNGRQIMYAVVTLQDSDEVMVAPSSWLSADKKQCFWPPFKSTEKFMEAVQKKCKPETGGKPWEKLNISFHREHGTFEKAIEGQKGIKEQKER